From a single uncultured Desulfovibrio sp. genomic region:
- a CDS encoding branched-chain amino acid ABC transporter substrate-binding protein codes for MKKGMTWLAAMAFCVAIAAPAMAADPIKIGVAGAHSGDLASYGVPSLNAAKVVIAEVNANGGVLGRQIELIAQDDQCKPELATNAATKLISEKVNVVMGHICSGATKATLPLYTEAKIVSMSPSATTPSLTESGTNPYFFRTIANDKAQAKLTSDFILNGLKAKKVAYLHDNGDYGKGFVDNNREALEKAGVETVLYEAVTPDAVDFSAVVRKLRRAQPDILVFGGYQPTASKLLQQMRRDRVTTAMIGPDGLKDDAFIKMAGKDAEGVYASYPKDTSNLPAYKHAHEGHVKMFGSDPGSFYYNGYAATQALVNAIAKAGSTDAAKVVEALRTNPVETPLGKLTFSKTGDAAGMGLSIYQIKDGKFVELNHSITLD; via the coding sequence ATGAAAAAAGGTATGACATGGCTTGCTGCAATGGCATTCTGCGTGGCAATTGCCGCGCCCGCAATGGCTGCGGATCCCATTAAAATCGGCGTTGCCGGCGCGCACTCCGGCGACCTGGCCTCCTACGGCGTTCCCAGCCTGAACGCCGCCAAGGTTGTGATTGCCGAAGTTAACGCCAACGGCGGCGTGCTTGGCCGTCAGATTGAACTGATCGCCCAGGATGACCAGTGCAAGCCTGAACTGGCCACCAACGCGGCCACCAAGCTTATTTCCGAAAAGGTGAACGTGGTCATGGGCCACATCTGCTCCGGCGCGACCAAGGCTACCCTGCCTTTGTACACCGAAGCCAAGATCGTCTCCATGTCGCCTTCTGCCACGACCCCCAGCCTTACCGAAAGCGGCACCAACCCCTATTTCTTCCGCACCATCGCCAACGACAAGGCCCAGGCCAAGTTGACCAGCGACTTTATCCTGAACGGCCTCAAGGCCAAGAAGGTCGCCTACCTGCATGACAATGGCGACTACGGCAAGGGCTTTGTGGACAACAATCGCGAAGCCCTTGAAAAGGCTGGCGTGGAAACCGTTCTGTACGAAGCCGTTACGCCTGACGCTGTTGACTTTTCTGCCGTTGTGCGCAAACTGCGCCGCGCCCAGCCCGACATTCTCGTGTTCGGCGGCTACCAGCCCACCGCTTCCAAGCTGTTGCAGCAGATGCGCCGCGACCGCGTGACCACCGCCATGATCGGCCCCGACGGCCTCAAGGACGATGCCTTCATCAAGATGGCTGGCAAGGACGCCGAAGGCGTGTACGCCTCCTATCCCAAGGACACCAGTAACTTGCCCGCTTACAAGCATGCCCATGAAGGCCATGTGAAGATGTTCGGCAGCGATCCCGGTTCCTTCTACTACAACGGCTACGCCGCCACCCAGGCTCTGGTGAACGCCATTGCCAAGGCTGGCTCCACCGATGCCGCCAAGGTTGTGGAAGCCCTGCGCACCAACCCAGTGGAAACCCCGCTGGGCAAGCTGACCTTCAGCAAG